In Pseudomonadota bacterium, the genomic stretch ATTATACTTCAGAAAGGATCGTTGTAAATCAAAAATCGACCAGCCCGCACCCGCCGTCGCCGGTATTTCAATCCACGCTGTCCATGCAGCGATTTATTCTTGGTTGATTGCGTTGCAAAATCGTCGTTTCAATCCACGCTGTGCAGCGATTTCGATGGAAAAAATATAGTTTTCAATCCACGCTGCCGCAGCGATTCATCGGGATGATGAAGGGAGCAAGCCATGCGGTTTTAATCCACGCTACCCTAGCGAATTCGACAATCGACTTTAGCCGGTATGGTTCTGCCGTTTCAATCCACGCTACCCTATGCAGCGAATTCGATGTAGTAATTCTTGAAAGCTGTCCGATTTCAATCCACGCTGCTGTGCAACGATTACAATCCGATAGTGGATGGTTCAGAATCATGTTTCAATCCACGCTGCCCAATGCAGCGATTTCAATGGGAGTTTATTAAAATCAGCCGATGTCCCCCAATATAGTTTCAATCCACGCTACCTGCGATTTCGATGTCCGCAGCGATTCTCACACGATCAGTTCTGTTTGGACTTGAAGCTGACATTTCAATCCACGCTGCCTATGCAGCGATTCTCACCAGGGCAGCAAGCCCGCCAGCATACGGCTCGACATAATGGTTTCAATCCACGCTGCCCTATGCAGCGATTTGTACGTGCGGTGAGATTGCCGATCATGTGGTTTCAATCCACGCTGCTTTGCAGCGATTTGTACGTGCGGTGATACCGAAGCCCAAACGGCGTTGTATCAGGTCGTTGAGTTTCAATCCACGCTGCCCTATGCAGCGATTTCAATAAAAAGGCATCTATAAGGGGCGGAAGTGTGGCACCACGTTTCAATCCACGCTACCTATGCAGCGATTTCAGTGCATGGCTTCGTTGAACCAGCATCGTCGTGTTTCAATCCACGCTGCCCTATGCAACGATTTCTATTGCGTCATCGAGGATCGCTTCCCTGTCCTTGTTTCAATCCACGCTACCTATGCAGCGATTTCTATGTCAACTTCGTAGTCTCTTCACCCCTTCGATGTTTCAATCCACGCTGCCCTATGTCTATGGCGGATTTTCACGAAGTTTTGGGAGATTGCAGGGATTGCTTATTTCTCTCAAATCTTGTTTCAATCCACGCTGCCCTATGCAGCGATTTCTATGGAAACGGCGATTGCTGATCTCACCTACTGGCTGGGGTTTCAATCCACGCTGCCCGATGCAGCGATTTCTATCCACGTCAACATTGATATAGAGAATACCCTCGTGCTTAGTTTCAATCCACGCTGCCCGATGCAGCGATTTCTATGACTGGTTGACCGTCGTAAGGGTCTCCAGCGGAATTCACAATGTTTCAATCCACGCTGCCCGATGCAGCGATTTCTATTTGAGTTTCCAACAGCAGCCGTAACAGACCCACACTCAGTTTCAATCCACGCTGCCCGATGCAGCGATTTCTATTACCATAATCACAATCAGTGGAAACCTGTTGTGCGTCTGTTTCAATCCACGCTGCCCGATGCAGCGATTTCTATAGAGCCAATGGAAGTAGAAGCTAATGATTAGCTTGAGTTTCAATCCACGCTGCCCGATGCAGCGATTTCTATCGGCGGTATTGAAAAACAAAGCCATGCAGGAAAGGATTAGTTTCAATCCACGCTGCCCGATGCAGCGATTTCTATAATTAAAACTCATTTTGTGGCAAAATTGCGTTGCGTAGTTTCAATCCACGCTGCCCGATGCAGCGATTTCTATATGTTTTGTGTTTTTCAGTAAGGCGAATGTATCTATCGTTTCAATCCACGCTGCCCGATGCAGCGATTTCTATGATATTCTGTCTGCCCATTGGCGGATACCCGCAGGCTAGTTTCAATCCACGCTGCCCGATGCAGCGATTTCTATCCGACATTCACCTATCCCAGTGCCTATGGGCTCTCCTGTTTCAATCCACGCTGCCCGATGCAGCGATTTCTATTCTAACGGCTTTTGGGCACTTACAGCCGATGCCTGTTGTTTCAATCCACGCTGCCCGATGCAGCGATTTCTATAGTTGTGCGGACAAAGAAGGATTGATAGGAGCGAAGTTGTTTCAATCCACGCTGCCCGATGCAGCGATTTCTATGGGCTTGTGTCTGACCGTCTGCCGCTATCCTGTCAGCGTTTCAATCCACGCTGCCCGATGCAGCGATTTCTATTAAGGCTGGTTGTCTTGTGTCCCACGTCTAATTACTTGTTTCAATCCACGCTGCCCGATGCAGCGATTTCTATTGGGTAACAAACTTGCGAATTATTGAGTCAGCCAAGTAGGTTTCAATCCACGCTGCCCGATGCAGCGATTTCTATCAACGGCGTCATACATGGTTCTACAAACGCATTTGATGTTTCAATCCACGCTGCCCGATGCAGCGATTTCTATGACATCCTTCGTAACTCATTGCAATCAAAGGACTTACAATGACACTTGCGAAGACTGTCATTTTGACATCCTCTATTATAGCATATTTTGTCAAAGAACTCAACATCTTCAAATCATAACTTGTTTCAGCACAACACCTTGAAGATATTCGAGAGGTGACGGCTGTTTTTGCGACACCCTACCTCTCGCACTAAGCATTTTTCCACTCTTCGCCCGCATTATCTTCATCAATCATTTCTTCTATCATTCTCCAAATCCAAACCTCTTCACCCACCGAAGGACAAGGTAATTCCCCAGCTTGCAAAGCATCCACCACCTCCCAGTGTGCTTTCTTTGCTTGACCATAAGCAGAAAACCTCCACACTTTTCCATCATGCGGACCACCCCTAATCAATGTTTCAAATAATATTGGTAGTCCAACACCACTATGATTGTGATCTAAACACAAGAAAACGGTAGACACATTGCATTCTTCATCTATTTCAGTTAAATCTACACGCCGGTGCTCAATGTCCTCCATAAAAGCACCTGCCTCTAATATGTCTTTGGCTGGACGTATTTTGCCATTCTCCAATACATAACAAAGCGGGCGTTTGCGAAACCAATTTTTAGTTTCTTCTGGCGTCATAATACACCTAATTCATGAGCATGAAAATCACACAAATCATATATCTGCCCAGTTTTTAATTGTATCTTTACCATAGCAGTATTGATACATCTGTGATTATCAGCTACGGATTGCACATCAGTGTTTTTACTTATTCTGCAACATCGAGGAAACACATCTATTATCGCACAACCCTTTACATTATCCCTATTCAAACGAATGTCAGGTAATTGTTCTGTCATTTTGATATTCCTCCGCAGCTTGAGCCTCTTGCCAGCCATTATCCCAATCCTCATTATATTGCACACATGCCAGACACAAACAATTATAAGGATTGTCTGCTCTCGACTTCCCAGCAAGATATGCCTGCCACCCCTCCCTCATTGCAAAAGGCACAAATGCCTCAGAGTTTTCTGATATTTGAGAATAATCTATCATTTAATCGCTTCCCAAAAAAGATCAGCCACTTCTAGGATGTGGTCCTTCCCATCCAATCCATCCACCAAATGCTTTGGAAAAATTTCTTCTCCATTCAACGCACCCAGTAGTGCTCCCACCATACTTCCATTGGTATCAGCATCGCCACCGGCAGATACCACATCATACAACGCATCAATTGATCTTGGGTTATTGAGGAAAAACATCAACGCAAAAGGAATGCTATTATAGCAGTAACAGCTTCCTCCACCGAACTCCGCAATTAATTTTTCCGCATCGTATTCGCCATGCTTGGACAATAACGCAAGCCTTTCCACCACATCATCATCCTCTTCGCCTCCAGTGATCCAACCCTTGGCAGCTTTGGACATTTTTAGGATATATCCTGGCAAGGCATCTACATCGCAATCGTCTTCAAGACACTTGTAGAATGCCACCACCATGCCCACAGTGGAACACAAAACATTTCTGGAACGGTGGGTCATCAATGTCAGGTTACGCACAAACTCAAAGCCAGATTGCAACCATAAACTTTTTTCTTCTTTTGTTTTTGTCATATCCGACATTGCTCGTAAATAGGCACCAACAGGGGCAATCTTCATTGCTACACCATTGCCCACACCATTGACACCACTAGTTTGCCAACCAGCACCATTCTGCAAATTACGAATGGCTGTCTTTGTGGTTCTCCCCCAACCCGCTGTAGTAATTTGAAAAGCTTCAACGTGCTTTCTGGCTTGGGCATTCATGTCGAATCCAGACTCAATCAAGCCTTCGGCAACCGCCAAGGTCAATTGAGCATCATCCGTTGTTGTTCCGGCTTGTCTGCCATCAAACCATTTGTGCCCAGTGGGAACAAGATATTCTGTCACCCTGGTAATTCCATATTTTTCTTTTATCTTTTCAGGAGTGAATGTCTCTACGGGCATTCCTAGTCCGTCGCCAATGGTAGCACCTAGAAACATTCCTCTGATTTTACTTTGGGTTATCATTTTGACCTTTCAGCCGTGCGAGTTTTTCTTCTGTTTCTTTGATTTCTTGCTTGTAAGCCCACACCTCATATTCCGTCATATCGGCTTCGTATTGCCTCTCTGCTGCTTTGTATTCCCGCATAGCAGCATCAAATTCTGCATCCCTGGCCGGAACAGTTACTTCGTAATAAAAACCAACATAATGGTCTTCATAAGACATGCTGCTGGCATTATACCCAAAGTCGATCTTGATTTGTTCTGGTTTAATGCCCTCTGGGACCAAGGACACTAGCCATGCCAAATCAACTTCTCCGATGGGTTTTAAGGGAACTTCCGGTTTTTCTTCATCGTCGTCTAATTCGCTTTCATCCCAACATTCATCTTCACAAAGGCTTTCTGTAAAACGATAAATATATCGTTTTACTATTTTCTCTTCATAATCATAATGAAACGGCTGAAAAGGTTTTTGTGGCTTTTTCATTTTTTTGCCTTTATTGGCACATATCCTAATGGAGGGTTTTCTTTACCAACAATTAAATCATCGTGAAACCCCAATCTCTGACATAGCTTGCCAGCGGAAGTGCTGCCCAATCCACAGAAGTCGGCAACCGCACTCCATAATGGCACTTTTCTTTCTGGTTTTCTGCCAGAATTTAGATTGGTTATCACACAACGCAAACTGCTCAACAGATCGTGGTTGTCTTTTTGCAAATCTGCAAATTTTTTCTTGATGAAACAACTTGGTTTTTCACCAGCAGCTTCAACTTCTTTTTCCAACTCATCAATATCCTCACTGCCGCCAGCCGCAGTCAGACAAGCATGAATTGTGTCCAACAAATCATTTTGACTGAGCAAGTGCTTGTCGATGATGGTGGCAACATCCTTGATGTGTGTCTCTTCCAATATTGGGTGGCACCCAACTGAATCAACAATTTCTTTTGCAATTTTTTCAGCTAATTCACTCATTCTTCATCCTCGACCTTGGCTAAACGTTCCCAGTTAGGACCATCATCCAGGGGTTGCTCACCTTCTGAAACCAGTTGACAGCTTAAACAACGAGTGGCGTGAGGGAGTGCTTCTAAACGAGCCTTGGGAATACGTTTCCCACAATCCTCGCACAGTCCATAAGAACCATCCTGCATTTTGCTCAAAGCAGCATCAATGCGGGATAATTCATTAGTTTCCATTTGTGCAGCACAAAGAGCCGACTCATCTTCTGTGTCTGGGGCATTACGCAAAAACTCCACATCCTTATTCAAAGCTGCCTGCAAAACACTCCGTTTTGCCAAAAGAACTTGTTGCAAATCATCCATTTCTGATCTCCTTATCTGAAAATATATTCCAAAACTATTTTAAGAGCATTCATCATTGTTTGATCGGCATAGCGACCAGCAAATCTATATGTGCAAGGTTCCTGAGGTTCTTGCGACTTCTCAATCCACCAATCATTTGTGGCATTTAAAACCCAGCGATAACCACTCTCTTGAACAAAGGGTGGACAATATTCATCAAATCCAATGACATGAGCAACCCGATTCACTACGGCTGGTTCTGTCCACTCTCTACCGTGAACTGAGAATTTAACTTCCGTCATTTTTTTTATCTCCCAATGTAATGACTTTGACAGTGCCAAATTCATTAGAAATGGTTTTGTTTTCCCCTGTGTCGAAAGACTCCATTACTTGCCCTATGATTTGTTTTCCAACTTCTTTCATATGAGCAGTTTGTGCATTTTCTTTGTCTTCAGACATATCTTTGATTGCCTGTAGATAGCGATCCATTGCCGGGGTGTTATCTGAATTCTCAGCCACTTCTTCTACCAAGGCTTTTGTTGGCTCAGGAACACCAAATTCATAAATGGTATAGGTTGAATCCCCTGTTGCGGTTGTTTTCTGAATAAATGTTGGATGCTTGGCTAAAGCCTCATCAATATAAGCATATTCTTCCCCGTAATTACGAGTTAGAATAAAAACTCTGTCTGCTGTGTCATTGGTGTAAACATCCCTGATGCGTCCAAGTGGATAAAGCTCAGCCGTTTCTTGAGTGATGCCAAGAGCGGCAAGCAAATATGGAGAAAAGGGGTTTCTTCCCATCAGCATATTATAAAGACTCATTTTTTCTCCCACACAAAAATTCCAAAGCATCTTGTACGGCGGTATCTCCATCGAAATCAACAGAAAGCCTTGTGTCGTCTTTGATGCAAGTTATGTCTCCCATAGACAACAAAAACACTACTCCTGCTTCTGCGAGTACAGTCTTTGTTTCAACGTTCACCATTTCACAAAATACATTAACAGATTTTCTAAGAATATATTTTTTCGTGCCATTTGGTTTGTGAACTTGTTCTCCGTCATCAAGTTCTTTTGCCGACATTGTAATTGTTATCATTTTGGACTCCATCTGGAACATTGTCCCCCTTGATAGGAACCATACCAATTGGAAGCAACAGAAACAATTGTTATGCGATCCGATAAGTCGCATAACCCCTGGTTTTTGTCAAACATTTCAACAGGTAATTCACCAACTTTGATGGCATGTTTGCAGGAAACACAGCCACGGTTGACTACTTTTTCTCCCACCAACACCCGATACTGGTAAGGTAATCCGTTCTCCATGATTTCTTGTCCAATTGTGCCAGCCCCAGACCTTCCTGTACGTCGATTGGGATCGAGCAAACCTTTTGTTATCGCCAATTGGGCGACTTTAGTTAAAACCGGACAAACGCCGATGGATGGATAGCCACTCAGATATTCATGACCTTCATTACCAAAACGAGCAATAACGGTGTCACAGCCTACGTAAGCATCATACAACACTTCATCAACTTCGATGGTGTCCAAAAATATACATTTGTCACAATCGTGAACATACAGCATTACGACAACAATTCCTTTACCACCTCAATGACATCTTTGGACTCTGCTACGATTCCTTCGGACTTCAAATGCTTGATGGCTTTGCCAATAGCTTGTCCTTCGTTCAATCCACTAAGGACAGTCGCAGCCAGAGCATTTTTAATTTCTTCTTTGCTTGCCACCTTTGGCAAGTATGCGGACAGAATCTCAATTTCCTTCTCCAAGACATCAAAAAAGGGAACCTTGCTGTCTATATTGCGGCTGCTCACAGGAGACAATCGAATAGTCTCTGTGTTACTTTCAATCAATTTCTTGATTATTTTTATCACTTCCTCATCAGAGACAGTGGGAGCATGACCCTTGCGGAATTGCAGAGTCTGTGCTTCTCCGAGAATCACTGTAAGAATTGAAAGCACTGTTTTGTCGCTTGTCTTGCGAGCCAAATCTACGTGTTCTTTAATTGTGTCAATCAACATCTTCATCTTCCTTTTCTTTTATTCTGCACGAATAAAAATCAGAGCAATCTTCCACGGGTGGTTTTTTACTCATCCAAACACCAAACACTATCATACAAGCCAAGGCAAAAAAAGCACCTACAATGCCGCCAAAAAAACCAGCCAAAAAACTCAACATGTGTTTTCATCCTTCATGATTTCAGTCCAATGAGTTTTTTTCCCATCCACAATATATGGATCGAGCATAATTCTTACACTTTGTTCCCAAAGTGATTGGCAAAACTCCTGGCCATCGGTGATTTTTTTAATTTGATACTCGTGCCCTGGAAGTATCTGTTCCATGTGTTCCCGAAGTTTTTCTTCGGTACTAAAAACAGTTACAAATGCTGTTGTTTCGTTCGGCATTGAAACACGCACGGGCTGCCAATCTATAAAAGGCAAAAGGTAGCCCGTAATGCTAATCGACCGTAATGTGTTTGGAATAATTGTTGCTTTCATTATTTTACGTAAACAGCGTCTCCTAGTTCATTCCATTCCTTCTTTATTTCTTCCAACTGGTCCTTTGTTACGGGGTAAGGATCAAAATCAAAGGAATTGTCTTCACACATAACGCAGTGCCCAAATTCCACAGCAAACATTTCTCCGAGAAGATCAAACACAATAATTGTTCCATCTTCCTCATAATCAGCCCATGAGTTAAAATATACGACTTCCAGTGACTCAAATCCCACCGGACAATTTCCCTCAAGAGCTTCTTTGAGTGTCATGTTCACTTTACAATTTCAACTTCCGTGTGCGGTTTCAAGTATTGAGTATAGGCTTGGGTGCCGTAGGTTCGTGAAATGCGGATTCGCTTGCGATCCCCATTCACATGAACATCGGTCCAAACTGTTTTACCTCGACCAACTTTGAAACCCTTTTTGTATGCCAATTTAGGCATCGTAAGCAATTCGTGAACTTTCATGTCCTATCTCCAATCTGTTTGGAAAAATTTGTTGAGACATCCAATGCGAATCAGTTTGCACATGGTTCGCCCGAACATATTTCGCTACATTCAACGCAAATTGATCGTAAGGAAAGCTGTTTTTATTTCTGACAACATAGCCCTCTTGCATATCGCCAAACCTTGATTTTCCCGCCCAACATTGTTTAATTTTTCCCTCATCCCATTCGCCAACATACAACTCAGGAACCGTCAACAGCCCTAATAATGTCGCCCACTCTTTTGTTTGTTCCCAAGTCAAGCACACATTGTTTTCATTCCAAATTGAATACACCAAAAAATAAGATGGCAAGTAATGGTAATAAATTGAATGCATCGCATAC encodes the following:
- a CDS encoding ADP-ribosylglycohydrolase family protein, encoding MFLGATIGDGLGMPVETFTPEKIKEKYGITRVTEYLVPTGHKWFDGRQAGTTTDDAQLTLAVAEGLIESGFDMNAQARKHVEAFQITTAGWGRTTKTAIRNLQNGAGWQTSGVNGVGNGVAMKIAPVGAYLRAMSDMTKTKEEKSLWLQSGFEFVRNLTLMTHRSRNVLCSTVGMVVAFYKCLEDDCDVDALPGYILKMSKAAKGWITGGEEDDDVVERLALLSKHGEYDAEKLIAEFGGGSCYCYNSIPFALMFFLNNPRSIDALYDVVSAGGDADTNGSMVGALLGALNGEEIFPKHLVDGLDGKDHILEVADLFWEAIK
- a CDS encoding TraR/DksA family transcriptional regulator translates to MDDLQQVLLAKRSVLQAALNKDVEFLRNAPDTEDESALCAAQMETNELSRIDAALSKMQDGSYGLCEDCGKRIPKARLEALPHATRCLSCQLVSEGEQPLDDGPNWERLAKVEDEE
- a CDS encoding GatB/YqeY domain-containing protein, giving the protein MLIDTIKEHVDLARKTSDKTVLSILTVILGEAQTLQFRKGHAPTVSDEEVIKIIKKLIESNTETIRLSPVSSRNIDSKVPFFDVLEKEIEILSAYLPKVASKEEIKNALAATVLSGLNEGQAIGKAIKHLKSEGIVAESKDVIEVVKELLS
- a CDS encoding RNA ligase family protein, which encodes MMSHYKYPRTPHLTWSHATNDDRVLSSHDHFSGMQVVVTEKLDGESCSMYSDHIHARSIDGKDHPTRHWVKLLHARVRYDIPEGWRVCGENLYAMHSIYYHYLPSYFLVYSIWNENNVCLTWEQTKEWATLLGLLTVPELYVGEWDEGKIKQCWAGKSRFGDMQEGYVVRNKNSFPYDQFALNVAKYVRANHVQTDSHWMSQQIFPNRLEIGHESSRIAYDA